From Phragmites australis chromosome 5, lpPhrAust1.1, whole genome shotgun sequence, a single genomic window includes:
- the LOC133919256 gene encoding integrin-linked protein kinase 1-like: MDAAAKKLTRSISRQLSSGASRLWRQLSLDPHTPRRGTGGGAGAGARPTRFAIARQSSLDPTPRAGAEQELAVPENLDATMRLLFAACQGDAGGVEELLRSGVDVDSIDLDGRTALHIAACEGQGEVVRLLLDWKANINARDRWGSTPAADAKHYRHFEVHNLLRARGAKLPKTRKTPMTVSNPKELPEYELNPLELEFRRREEVTKGNYVAKWYGSKVSVKILDKDSFSDADSINAFKHELTLLEKARHPNLVQFVGAVTQNVPMMIVSEYHQKGDLASYLETKGRLKSHKAIRFALDIARGLNYLHECKPEPIIHCNLSPKNIVRDDEGKLKVAGFGLLCLIQVSEDKVQMAQPITKFDGVYIAPEIYRNEPFDRSVDVFAFGFILYEMIEGTPAFHPKPPEEAAKMICLERLRPPFKNKPKYYPSDVKELIQECWHPTPSVRPTFAEIIVRLNKIRATCAKQARWIDTFKLPWKQASER; this comes from the exons ATGGACGCGGCAGCGAAGAAGTTGACGCGGAGCATCTCGCGGCAGCTGTCGTCGGGGGCTTCGCGGCTGTGGCGCCAGCTGTCGCTGGACCCGCATACGCCGCGGCGTGGAacgggcggcggcgccggggccGGGGCGAGGCCGACGCGGTTCGCGATCGCGAGGCAGTCGTCGCTCGACCCGACGCCGCGCGCCGGGGCGGAGCAGGAGTTGGCGGTGCCGGAGAACCTGGACGCCACGATGCGGCTGCTGTTCGCGGCGTGCCAGGGGGACGCCGGCGGGGTGGAGGAGCTGCTCAGGTCAGGAGTGGACGTCGACAGCATCGACCTCGACGGGCGCACGGCGCTGCACATCGCCGCGTGCGAGGGCCAGGGGGAGGTCGTGCGCCTGCTGCTCGACTGGAAGGCCAACATCAACGCCCGCGACCGGTGGGGAAGCACG CCAGCGGCAGACGCGAAACATTACCGCCATTTTGAAGTACATAACCTTCTGAGAGCAAGAGGCGCTAAACTTCCG aaAACCAGAAAGACTCCGATGACTGTGTCGAATCCTAAAGAACTCCCAGAGTATGAACTGAACCCACTTGAACTTGAGttccggagaagagaggaggtcACAAAG GGTAACTATGTGGCAAAGTGGTATGGCTCCAAAGTATCTGTTAAGATACTTGACAAAGACAGCTTCTCGGATGCAGATAGCAT AAATGCCTTCAAGCATGAGCTTACCTTGCTTGAGAAAGCACGGCATCCCAATTTGGTCCAATTTGTGGGAGCTGTTACACAAAATGTACCAATGATGATTGTTTCTGAGTACCATCAAAAA GGTGATTTAGCCAGCTATCTTGAGACGAAAGGTCGCCTGAAGTCTCACAAAGCTATCAGATTTGCTCTCGACATTGCAAG ggGACTAAATTATCTCCACGAGTGCAAGCCTGAGCCAATCATTCATTGCAATTTGTCACCAAA AAACATCGTGCGGGACGATGAAGGAAAACTTAAGGTGGCAGGTTTTGGATTACTTTGTCTGATTCAAGTCTCAGAAGATAAAGTACAAATGGCTCAGCCAATAACAAAATTTGATG GTGTATACATCGCTCCTGAGATATACAGAAACGAACCATTTGACAGAAGTGTAGATGTGTTTGCATTTGGTTTCATTCTTTATGAG ATGATTGAAGGGACCCCTGCTTTCCACCCAAAGCCACCAGAGGAAGCGGCTAAGATGATTTGTTTGGAGAGGTTGAGACCACCGTTCAAGAACAAACCCAAATATTATCCCAGTGATGTGAAAGA GCTAATACAAGAATGCTGGCATCCGACGCCTTCCGTCAGGCCAACGTTCGCAGAGATAATTGTACGCCTGAACAAGATACGTGCAACCTGTGCTAAGCAGGCTCGCTGGATAGACACCTTCAAGCTTCCATG GAAACAAGCTTCAGAGAGATAG
- the LOC133919257 gene encoding acetolactate synthase small subunit 1, chloroplastic-like produces the protein MSVASSHHLRPSPSPADPALRPGRAAAARVALRPTPSRRRAVAAAAAGAGAGGEAASAAAAVSTVAPTAAARDQVRRHTISVFVGDESGMINRIAGVFARRGYNIESLAVGLNKDKALFTIVVSGTDRVLRQVIEQLNKLVNVLNVEDLSKEPQVERELMLIKLNVEPDQRPEVMVLVDIFRAKVVDISENTLTMEVAGDPGKIVAVQRNLSKFGIKEICRTGKIALRREKIGATARFWGFSAASYPDLIEALPKNPLTSVKRTVNASFDQPSNAGGDVYPVEPYESLSMNQVLDAHWGVLDDDGSTGLRSHTLSILVNDCPGVLNIVTGVFSRRGYNIQSLAVGPAEKVGISRITTVVPGTDESIEKLVQQLYKLIDVHEVHDITHLPFAERELMLIKVSVNTAARRDILDIAEIFRAKPVDVSDHTVTLQLTGDLDKMVALQRLLEPYGICEVARTGRVALVRESGVDSKYLRGYSLPL, from the exons ATGTCCGTTGCATCCTCCCACCAtctccggccgtcgccgtcgccggccgACCCGGCGCTCCGGCCGggccgcgcggccgccgcgcgcgtGGCGCTCCGGCCCACCCCTTCGCGCCGTCGCGCtgtcgcggcggcggccgcgggagcgggagcgggaggcGAGGCggcttccgccgccgccgcagtgTCGACGGTCGCCCCCACGGCCGCCGCCAGGGACCA GGTGCGGCGCCACACGATTTCGGTGTTCGTCGGGGACGAGAGCGGAATGATCAACCGGATTGCCGGGGTGTTCGCCAGGAGAGGGTACAACATCGAGTCGCTCGCCGTGGGGCTCAACAAGGACAAGGCCCTTTTCACCATCGTCGTCTCCGGGACGGACAGGGTGCTCAGGCAGGTCATTGAGCAGCTCAATAAGCTTGTCAACGTTCTGAAT GTTGAAGATCTATCTAAAGAACCTCAGGTTGAAAGAGAACTGATGCTTATAAAGCTAAACGTTGAACCAGATCAACGTCCTGAG GTCATGGTTTTAGTTGATATTTTCAGAGCAAAAGTTGTTGATATTTCTGAGAACACACTTACCATGGAG GTAGCCGGAGATCCTGGAAAAATTGTTGCAGTGCAGAGGAacctaagcaaatttgggatcaAAGAGATTTGTAGAACGGGAAAA ATCGCTTTGAGGCGTGAAAAGATTGGGGCAACTGCCCGTTTCTGGGGATTTTCTGCTGCTTCTTACCCAGACCTTATAGAGGCGCTGCCGAAAAATCCTCTTACATCTGTAAAGAGGACAGTTAATGCCAGTTTTGATCAACCATCCAATGCTGGG GGTGATGTTTATCCTGTGGAACCTTATGAGAGCTTATCAATGAACCAAGTACTTGATGCCCACTGGGGtgttcttgatgatgatggt TCAACTGGACTTCGCTCACATACTCTCTCCATCCTTGTGAATGATTGTCCTGGTGTCCTCAACATTGTAACAGGGGTCTTTTCTCGCAGGGGCTACAATATACAG AGCCTTGCTGTTGGCCCAGCTGAGAAGGTAGGCATTTCACGTATTACAACAGTTGTTCCTGGTACTGATGAGTCCATTGAGAAGTTAGTTCAGCAGCTTTACAAGCTTATTGATGTACATGAG GTTCATGACATTACTCACTTACCTTTTGCCGAAAGAGAACTGATGCTTATTAAGGTTTCTGTAAACACTGCTGCTCGGAGGGACATACTAGATATTGCCGAAATCTTCCGAGCAAAACCTGTTGACGTCTCTGATCACACAGTTACACTACAG CTTACTGGGGATCTTGACAAGATGGTTGCATTGCAAAGGTTATTGGAGCCTTATGGCATATGCGAG GTCGCGAGGACAGGACGAGTGGCGCTGGTCCGCGAATCCGGAGTCGATTCGAAGTACCTCCGCGGCTACTCCCTTCCGCTGTAG